From Cyprinus carpio isolate SPL01 chromosome A7, ASM1834038v1, whole genome shotgun sequence, a single genomic window includes:
- the LOC122134558 gene encoding SLAM family member 5-like has product MSLLFQCICCHESLSLSSKRLDMNIFQESHCSILGVLLVFLHQGSCADPDVEVHKAVGDSLELIADYPKRDLEVQWKYNQTIFAEYPNDDLQKVNSELFNNRLQMNKNNISVTVTDLTLQDSGRFSIVAESKSFQYKTIVFVLHVHGLIREVKIEDNYVWLQSENICMFHLRCVASGDPSPSYSWISPQTQGSQLNINLSLAESATLNCTGNNTVSVKYTTKTVVCTDKSEVQQFCVKS; this is encoded by the exons ATGTCTCTTCTGTTTCAGTGTATCTGCTGTCACGAATCCCTCAGTCTGTCGTCTAAACGTCTGGACATGAACATCTTTCAAGAGTCCCACTGCTCCATTTTAGGAGTTCTCCTGGTTTTCCTTCACCAAG GGTCATGTGCTGATCCAGATGTTGAGGTGCACAAAGCTGTTGGAGACTCCCTGGAATTAATCGCTGATTATCCAAAAAGAGATCTTGAAGTGCAGTGGAAATATAATCAGACTATATTTGCTGAGTATCCAAATGATGATCTCCAAAAAGTGAATtctgaattatttaataacaGGTTACAGATGAATAAGAACAATATTAGTGTAACAGTAACAGACCTTACACTCCAGGATTCTGGAAGATTTTCTATTGTTGCAGAAAGTAAATCTtttcaatataaaacaatagtcTTTGTACTACATGTTCATG GTCTCATCAGAGAGGTAAAGATTGAGGACAATTATGTCTGGCTGCAATCAGAAAACATCTGCATGTTTCATCTTCGGTGTGTGGCGTCTGGTGATCCGAGTCCCTCCTACAGCTGGATCAGTCCTCAGACTCAAGGATCACAGCTGAATATCAACCTCAGTTTAGCAGAGAGCGCTACACTCAACTGCACAGGCAACAACACCGTCAGCGTCAAGTACACTACCAAGACTGTAGTGTGCACAGACAAATCTGAGGTTCAGCAGTTCTGTGTTAAAagttaa